A single window of Neospora caninum Liverpool complete genome, chromosome XII DNA harbors:
- a CDS encoding putative zinc finger (CCCH type) protein, which produces MAENGGASGASPSTREGSQAQSFLSFPRLSSSTKTGPSVSLRDASGPPTQPPDVFPSSVLATRGEKSAPTLAASNGVLSYKAVAARAVSQRVGGSSAATCSDSERDARRESEPSRQSRAFDGDSAGAVPPGERRQTRHEKTSSSAKGEDPQESTQDSGAEGLRLGGGTRSVAPGSAAEVCEVSARSPSPPRSKRSKGDQSERGSGTGKGGEKKANTTANGHGKRKHKKLLDLRLPTAAASDLPVFEREGEQDAHLAVMLKPGNRKRRSCVDSVSGCLLFWGARCPSKLGAGSGGAWCIEGDKCLACHTDAEYFGHPAVYKTVLCTNSRSSSNRSCCFSSASAAPGTSPRKRRSEALLAFCGRVRCCCWKAHSKGEQRAELAKKYTPTSMGKQPSPVGPNAPLSTLSHDSHLSSSGDGQGGVSTPTPAREQGRTEAALGGGLASVQNRRSSFGVDLGDTVGLRGSACGKEPGSAAPPHGGEDGEALRRLSGSSAAGNEKLPKKGEDRRAEGPPGAATNSTRSFEKGREAVKSPVGDVAGPNAVLFPRLQRLSPLPKGSKGALRDAEGKATCGGKGGAEKSSSSAGSEKNPPDVEKECTCSCPSLGSWRENGAWRGAGAWGGSLSQKASDPSVPLTPGQPGEEGKGKSCAVTAQQTAATGTVGAEGIGPANVFLPDGSLDLDLFKVFPCRNRNVLHERKSCPFYHNYRDKRRAPVTYQAEQCEEQFDLDTTTIQCSKGDNCERCHNRHELLYHPNIYKQRFCSNFSKNEKNGLTACARGVFCAFAHSRAEIRATLFTEQEEREPDCQFFVAKFKTVWCPYGSQHDWHTCVYAHTYQDCRRAPAIGYGSEPCPAWSKDLHSADYDRRCPHGQVPLGRFLHANKPQKSPVVHLYLLAVCANRSSILARLTAASRRAGAAAGLGGSEGANAMLTAGSRTGSSETQHVCRGSHRHSGLGAVVQSSAFPFSVGGVSAGPPPGSSPKALPALSKASGANACLAPSSKPASCRRRSSSSSYSASYAAYAPPPFPSYPAGAQGSELVQFGAASPLEACHANAESMCDAVEVSDEGLHALPRKDERRRIAPSWSATLAVEARDESRQKAPARRLSRGSVHEFLSGAGASYRDGSGSSQGDRRENLQSWSEPASCFPPSFQPAGGRLASANREKTQEHLLLQVAAMLLNGSSRESEAENFAPAHAGEHNGGEELQGHTFSAENAEVSSLFAPHTHDFMGLCASLSNRPGFSGHHSAEDDSNSGTDYAPSVLFTPHSGEEGGRPGAIEGPRDTFSLGSSFFPAAFPGDSLPSGLSDAAPEERAKDEGALFFSGAGSRRGGQADLRARVAAANGPSDAFARERLAGEGLDTSALLLPLAVAPLSSSSPPFVSSGGHPPVSSGESGRPAAALRTARSSEELEERDRDEAEAWSVSTEGCRRHGKGGPTASQGDLWSSPSLETLASRGDGGEQDGGSRPLERNSAASARGRRFMRLFDNGSLWGPSTGRPKPLATEPNDAQQFASLSFSSSLSSSPPGLLVPDGAEAPGQARVAERPSPHNLAISILHSSPPRRKGNLWGTDEENGTATNLPSTSLPGSYSFESRKSGDTFVASSFSVVSPAGVHPEDSQRDSTGNRGRRAPREEPSCPSAVASLWGVEWRSMEEETGAPSAWAPLASSAPPGLLRPAVLKGRRGATESPEEGEASCGSGEASSGLASAFASDADVNPPATVLAGRSASPAPSSFSNDALEEEKEEDLARIPTAAVTAVETAAVALWGAFDEEEDERKRDFSVSSSSVALSASRKAEEGEERNLFHKKLSFLEEAMSALWKMKRSGHAQVAEEDPVDGKAVDADGDRWQGEAKHIPARDVEGRRQARSKVDRTAVLAVSVKDRNAQLACLKSLLGLLAWHNVILYVTDPSREEKGKPEDASPESPVLQALATLKVTARYHVSHLREEELTEQILEGALSKETEKGHRLLVVHGRRVFDERPKDADAQAPTQAQTKDVENTLPSRKNPCSLFGLLRLQRQQPVDARHWEKETLAVVGLHSAPADFWRTCREEKLTLGGLAPKPMRAEQSDPAARSLLSAAPLPGDRAPGTRQPVGPVGSEHRTSEEEAAPKRLSFSCWPTVAVHLVVSPSPRALLQSEGIPEGEVRDAYDFRTGSLLPSASLPLWSCLFGSLAPSRLSPCAPSLRALPSSPDITSSRASLDRSSSCPDFLPESGKPCFAPRTPSPSRSVGEDLTAATAAGTVTSASPASSVSSLPSVSEFLSLSPSLRPHCHDRSSSQSSPLTLPLLLSTPPASSTVAGASGASVFWGASSLQVRRPAREILAPTSGDDRSVSGETAMTTETAASSAALSDARAGEDGPECGGEKEGRKAAATGTAAKPRSGKKATVQREQSVEDGSLTAKRWAQVHEGRDSDSQWRSQKGIEAGELFGELLVREMCVLAEALRKEAADAEKEDRDGRLVFCWAPSSEEQTGQETSCERLRAPRDVATNLRHFAKDSVASASPAASSLRLLSRSLVPSLGHVQRLLLLVSVRADARLDGARMFSRLSACSADSVFVLPAGSWSSPGAESAEAKKRAEGEEGVKTRRQPLAAGSTLAVCLRESPAAAAAQRVEANSSFGVASSLSASPETRCLTLAQLVSGCSGALRLDLSRFSPLGNSLFKEEECGVRPMRLDVSELVAATKREASERRVESPRDSRKKANSEEGEIADLWCALCGEAIERQPEDLGSNRETTDQIVATAAGRTEVCCFVRCGYTPEDPERELDCPHVFHRSCLDQFLVGPQFTRAGGRCFCRSFVPRGPLSWPSLAPCETGTGRQTASQPTSQRRSSSFQASMSSSRENQNSCLGVSPLKFLPASSGSASRRTDDPSDGLPELRAPHEFEESICSSFFPFGQDASAISPSAASSHDAALLEGSEEDAAVTSPRLCGGVPTPGSPRYGTVPRGLVTPAHLPALLRELLVGLSQVQDLHVHVALRERTRKVFAEETGSAGDSNGKGIEKAQKEGDEKGRERRIEWCVSRTPRLVISPTDIWVATRETSLERRDPHEKATAVSTCVDVLGSSLLPAFVPVSPGKLLGQCPQLFPHAAARLVLFVCSGGAAGGRRMGVREDAAAMDASEKTQGDSGTGVDLHGVYDTVSGFPPLLQHLFLLLSSGGTPSSYAHLHREKRELAGLAEDTDKVEQEDKVAFPASFLLLSDAVRHHPFFWSTAQKLDFLDKLQFVLSHVCATPRGASHFLAAPASSLCAASVSEEGMARRSTNPKHQKEWRACVEKLAEGWREKVHRDLLEAVDTPMAGRAGAWRAAECNLTPLSPFSNDLEGLLRFIKTLRTWSLVIGLKVLTSSAVADLVEVYIHPTGTAATTWESPSKRGPRMARFRRTSASTFEDQRARRILLQNFDSVCLEQIHQVHPRLFLLLFAYVTSAFEGDSEMESIFDFLREFTLSSKPLRDSFWFEAVM; this is translated from the exons ATggcagagaacggcggagCGTctggcgcgtcgccgtcgacaCGCGAAGGCAGTCAGGCGCAGTCGTTCCTGAGCTTTCCTCGACTCTCTTCGTCCACCAAGACTGGCCCCTCGGTGTCGCTCCGAGACGCCTCTGGCCCGCCGACCCAACCCCCAGAtgtgtttccgtcttcggTCCTcgcgacgcgaggcgagaaaagcgcgCCGACTTTGGCCGCTTCAAATGGTGTTTTGAGCTACAAAGCTGTGGCTGCTCGAGCTGTGTCCCAGAGAGTTGGTGGATCGAGTGCGGCTACATGCAGTgacagcgagagggacgcgCGCAGGGAAAGCGAGCCTTCTCGGCAGTCTCGCGCCTTTGATGGCGACAGCGCAGGCGCAGTGCCGCCTGGAGAACGAAGACAGACCCGCCACGAGAAAACCAGCTCGTCGGCCAAGGGCGAGGACCCTCAGGAGAGCACCCAGGACAGCGGCGCCGAGGGCCTCCGGCTGGGAGGGGGGACCAGGAGCGTCGCCCCAGGGAGCGCGGCCGAAGTCTGCGAGGTCAGCGCgcggtcgccgtcgcctccgcgctcGAAGAGAAGCAAGGGCGACCAAAGTGAGAGGGGGTCGGGTACTgggaagggaggagagaagaaggccaaCACGACTGCGAACGGCcacgggaagaggaaacacaagAAACTCCTCGATCTGCGACTGCCCACGGCGGCCGCGTCCGACCTCCCGGTCTttgaaagggaaggagaacaagatGCCCATCTGGCCGTCATGCTCAAACCCGGAAACCGGAAGCGCCGGAGCTGTGTcgactctgtctccggctgtctcctgttttgGGGCGCCAGGTGTCCGTCCAAGCTCGGGGCTGGAAGTGGCGGCGCCTGGTGTATCGAGGGAGACAAGTGTTTGGCGTGCCACACCGATGCCGAATATTTCGGCCACCCCGCGGTGTACAAGACGGTTCTCTGCACCAATTCGAGGAGCTCGTCGAACCGCTCGTGTTGTTTCTCCTCAGCCAGTGCCGCGCCTGGCACGAGTCCGCGAAAGCGCCGAAGCGAGGCTCTCCTTGCGTTCTGTGGTCGGGTGCGATGCTGCTGTTGGAAAGCCCACAGTAAGGGCGAGCAGCGGGCCGAACTTGCAAAGAAATACACCCCGACCAGCATGGGGAAACAGCCCTCGCCTGTAGGCCCcaacgcgcctctctcgactCTCAGTCACGACTCACATCTTAGCTCGAGCGGCGACGGGCAGGGAGGCGTGAGCACGCCGACGCCGGCCAGAGAGCAGGGGCGCACCGAGGCCGCTCTGGGTGGCGGCCTTGCGAGCGTGCAGAACCGCCGTTCCTCGTTTGGTGTTGACTTGGGCGACACGGTGGGGCTGCGAGGCAGCGCGTGCGGGAAGGAGCCTGGGTCGGCGGCTCCTCCACACGGCGGCGAGGATGGAGAGGCGTTGCGTCGTCTCTCGGGATCCTCAGCGGCAGGGAACGAGAAGCTGccgaagaagggcgaggaccGACGGGCAGAAGGCCCTCCTGGCGCAGCGACGAACTCGACGCGGAGTTTCGAGAAGGGCCGAGAAGCCGTGAAAAGCCCTGTTGGCGACGTGGCGGGTCCGAATGctgtcctctttcctcgACTTCAGCGTTTGTCTCCGCTGCCGAAGGGATCAAAGGGAGCGCTTCGTGACGCAGAAGGGAAGGCCACATGCGGCGGGAAGGGAGGGGCCGAGAAGTCCAGCAGCTCCGCCGGCTCGGAGAAAAACCCGCCTGACGTCGAGAAGGAATGCACTTGCTCGTGCCCATCTTTAGGTTcgtggcgagaaaacggggcgTGGCGTGGCGCAGGCGCGTGGGGCGGGTCTCTGTCGCAGAAAGCCTCAGACCCATCCGTGCCTCTCACGCCTGGACAgccaggagaggagggaaaggggaagagctGCGCAGTGACGGCTCAGCAGACGGCCGCGACGGGAACGGTTGGAGCGGAAGGCATCGGCCCCGCGAATGTCTTTCTGCCTGACGGATCCCTCGACCTCGACCTCTTCAAGGTGTTCCCCTGTCGAAATCGGAATGTTCTCCACGAACGCAAGAGCTGCCCGTTCTACCACAACTACCGAGACAAACGCAG GGCCCCCGTGACTTACCAGGCGGAGCAGTGCGAGGAACAGTTCGACCTGGACACCACGACGATCCAGTGCAGCAAAGGAGACAA CTGCGAGCGATGTCACAACCGCCACGAGTTGCTTTACCACCCAAACATCTACAAGCAACGCTTCTGTTCGAACTTTTCCAAGAATGAGAAGAACGGGTTGACGGCCTGTGCGCGCGGCGTGTTTTGTGCCTTCGCTCACTCGCGGGCCGAAATCCGGGCCACCCTCTTCAcggagcaggaagaaagggagccGGACTGTCAGTTCTTCGTCGCCAAGTTCAAAACCGTCTGGTGTCCGTACGGCTCCCAGCACGACTGGCACACGTGCGTGTACGCCCACACCTACCAGGACTGTCGTCGCGCCCCTGCCATCG GTTACGGCTCCGAACCCTGTCCGGCCTGGTCGAAGGATCTCCACTCGGCGGACTACGACCGGCGATGTCCACACGGGCAAGTGCCTCTCGGGCGATTTCTGCATGCCAACAAACCGCAGAAATCACCCGTTGTGCATCTCTATTTACTCGCTGTCTGTGCAAACCGTTCCAGCATCCTGGC CCGGCTGACTGCGGCGTCGCGGCGCGCGGGAGCGGCTGCAGGCCTCGGCGGCTCCGAGGGTGCTAACGCGATGCTGACGGCGGGTAGCCGAACTGGTTCGTCTGAAACTCAACACGTCTGTCGAGGGTCCCACCGCCACAGTGGGCTTGGCGCCGTCGTGCAgtcttccgcctttcctttctccgtgGGCGGAGTCAGCGCCGGGCCGCCGCCTGGATCGTCGCCGAAGGctctccccgctctctccaaGGCCAGTGGGGCAAACGCTtgcctcgcgccttcgtcgaaGCCTGCCTCCTGCCGCAGGCggtcgtcgtcctcctcgtaCTCGGCGTCGTACGCAGCCTATGCTCCTCCCCCGTTCCCTTCGTACCCTGCGGGAGCGCAGGGGTCGGAGCTCGTCCAGTTTGGGGCGGCTTCGCCGCTCGAGGCGTGTCATGCAAACGCTGAGAGCATGTGCGACGCCGTTGAGGTGAGCGACGaaggcctgcatgcgctgcctCGGAAGGACGAGCGACGACGCATCGCCCCTTCCTGGTCTGCAACCCTGGCCGTCGAAGccagagacgagagcagGCAGAAGGCTCCAGCCCGACGGTTGTCTCGAGGGTCCGTCCACGAGTTCCTGTCCGGCGCGGGGGCCTCCtacagagacggcagcggcTCTTCTCaaggggacaggagagaaaatcTCCAAAGCTGGAGCGAGCCGGCGTCGTGTTTTCCGCCATCGTTCCAACCCGCTGGCGGCCGTCTTGCCTCCGCgaaccgcgagaagacgcaagagcATCTGCTCCTCCAGGTTGCTGCGATGCTGCTGAACGGGTCGTctcgagagagcgaggcagagaactTCGCGCCTGCACATGCAGGAGAGCAcaacggcggcgaggagctTCAGGGGCATACCTTCTCTGCTGAAAACGCCGAAGTGTCTTCGCTTTTCGCTCCACACACTCACGACTTCATGGgcctctgtgcgtctctAAGCAACCGACCGGGCTTCTCGGGGCACCACTCGGCCGAGGACGACAGCAACTCTGGCACAGACTATGCACCCTCAGTGCTGTTCACACCCCACagcggagaggagggcggCAGGCCGGGAGCGATCGAAGGCCCGAGAGAcacgttctctctcggttcgTCCTTCTTTCCGGCCGCCTTCCCCGGGGACAGCCTGCCGTCTGGCTTATCGGACGCAgcgccggaagagagagcgaaggacgaAGGGGCGTTGTTTTTCTCGGGCGCGGGTTCGAGAAGGGGTGGCCAGGCGGACTTGCGAGCACGCGTCGCGGCAGCGAACGGCCCTTCGGACGCcttcgcgcgagagagactcgcaGGCGAAGGCCTGGACACGAGTGCGTTGCTCCTGCCTCTTGCCGTGGCGCctctgtcgtcttcgtctccgccttttgTGTCATCTGGAGGGCATCCGCCGGTGTCCTCGGGCGAGTCTGGTCGTCCCGCAGCGGCTCTCCGAACGGCCCGGAGTTCAGAGGaactcgaggagagagacagagacgaggcggaggcgtgGAGCGTCAGCACGGAAGGCTGCAGACGGCACGGCAAGGGAGGCCCCACGGCTTCTCAAGGAGATCTCTGGTCTTCACCGTCGTTAGAGACACTTGCGTCGAGAGGGGACGGGGGCGAACAAGACGGTGGATCGAGACCGCTCGAAAGAAACAGTGCGGCCTCCGCGCGTGGCCGCCGCTTCATGCGTCTCTTCGACAACGGAAGTTTGTGGGGCCCTTCCACGGGTCGTCCAAAACCTTTGGCGACCGAGCCGAACGACGCGCAGCAgttcgcctcgctgtcgttttcgtcttctctttcttcctcgcctccgggCTTGCTCGTCCCTGACGGCGCAGAAGCGCCGGGCCAAGCGCGCGTGGCCGAGAGGCCGTCGCCCCACAACCTCGCGATCTCGATTCTCCATTCTTCGCCGCCCAGGAGGAAAGGCAACTTGTGGGGaaccgacgaagagaacggcACCGCAACGAATCTGCCGTCGACTTCGTTGCCAGGGTCGTATTCCTTTGAGAGCAGAAAGTCTGGAGATACCTTCGTtgcctcctcgttttccgtcgtGTCGCCGGCCGGCGTACATCCCGAAGACTCCCAGCGCGATTCCACCGGAAACCGCGGGCGGCGTGCCCCGCGCGAAGAGCCCAGTTGTCCCTCCGCTGTGGCCAGCTTGTGGGGTGTTGAGTGGAGGTCCatggaggaggagacaggagcgccGTCCGCGTGGGCCcccctcgcctcctcggctcCGCCGGGGCTGCTTCGGCCCGCCGTGCTCAAGGGCCGGCGGGGCGCAACCGAGAGCCcggaggagggcgaggcgtctTGCGGCTCTGGTGAGGCCTCGTCTGGGCTGGCGAGCGCGTTCGCGAGCGACGCCGACGTGAATCCGCCAGCGACCGTCTTggcaggaagaagcgcgtcgccggcgccaTCCTCGTTTTCGAACGACGccctcgaagaagagaaagaagaagacctGGCCCGAATCCCAACCGCTGCAGTGACGGCAGTTGAGACTGCCGCCGTGGCTTTGTGGGGGGCattcgacgaagaagaagacgagcgcaAGAGGGATTTTTCggtgtcttcgtcgtctgtcgctctctctgcctcgcgaaaagctgaagaaggcgaagagaggaatcTGTTCCACAAAAagctgtctttcctcgagGAAGCGATGAGCGCGCTGTGGAAAATGAAACGCAGTGGACACGCGCAAGTGGCTGAAGAAGATCCTGTCGACGGGAAGGCGGTCGATGCAGACGGAGACCGGTGGCAGGGTGAGGCAAAGCACATTCCAGCTAGGGACGTGGAggggaggcgacaggcgaggaGCAAGGTTGACAGAACGGCAGTTCTTGCAGTGTCCGTGAAAGACCGAAACGCGCAGCTCGCGTGCCTCAAATcccttctcggtctcctgGCATGGCACAACGTGATTCTGTATGTGACCGACCcgagccgagaagagaagggaaagccCGAGGATGCCTCTCCGGAGTCTCCCGTGCTCCAGGCTCTTGCAACCCTCAAGGTGACAGCTCGCTACCACGTCTCTCACcttcgcgaggaagaactcACTGAGCAAATTCTCGAAGGGGCGTTGTCGAAGGAGACTGAGAAAGGCCACCGCTTGCTGGTTGTTCACGGACGGCGCGTTTTTGACGAGAGGCCAAAGGACGCTGACGCCCAGGCTCCGACGCAGGCACAGACAAAGGACGTAGAAAACACACTGCCGTCTCGCAAGAAtccttgctctctcttcgggcttcttcgcctccagaGGCAGCAGCCAGTCGACGCGAGACActgggagaaggagacgctcgccgtcgtcggccTCCACAGCGCTCCTGCCGACTTTTGGCGAACATGCCGCGAAGAGAAGCTCACTCTTGGTGGTCTCGCACCGAAACCCATGAGAGCGGAGCAGTCAGACCCTGCCGCGCGGTCCCTGCTGTCCGCCGCTCCTTTGCCGGGGGACCGTGCGCCAGGAACTCGGCAGCCTGTCGGACCTGTTGGGTCCGAGCACCGGaccagcgaagaagaggcggcgcctaagcgtctgtctttttcttgttGGCCGACAGTTGCCGTTCACTTGGTTGTTTCGCCGTCCCCACGCGCCCTCCTGCAAAGCGAAGGCATCCCCGAAGGCGAGGTCAGAGACGCGTATGACTTTAGGACgggctctctgcttccgtctgCTTCACTGCCGCTTTGGTCGTGTCTCTTCGGCTCGCTGGCACCGTCTCGTCTGTCGCCGtgcgcgccgtcgctgcgggccctgccttcctcgcccgaCATCACTTCCTcgcgggcgtctctcgaCCGCTCGTCGTCATGCCCCGACTTTCTTCCAGAGAGTGGGAAACCCTGTTTCGCTCCTCGCACCCCGTCGCCCAGCCGCAGCGTAGGCGAAGACCTCACCGCGGCGACAGCTGCAGGGACGGTTacctcggcgtctcccgcgtcgtcggtctcttcgcttccctccgtttccgagtttctttctctctccccctcgctcCGTCCCCACTGTCACGACCGCTCCTCCTCTCAGTCGAGCCCGCTCACACTGCCTCTACTGCTCTCGAcgccgcctgcctcctcgaCGGTTGCCGGGGCCTCGGGCGCGTCTGTGTTCTGGGGCGCGTCGAGTCTGCAGGTGAGACGCCCCGCTCGCGAGATCCTCGCGCCCACTTCCGGCGACGATCGCAGCGTGtctggagagacggcgatgaccacggagacggcggcctCGTCGGCTGCTCTGTCGGACGCGCGGGCCGGCGAAGATGGGCCAGAGtgtggcggcgagaaggagggacggaaagccgcggcgacggggacagccgcgaagccgcgaagtgggaagaaggcgacggtgCAACGCGAGCAGAGCGTCGAGGACGGATCGCTAACAGCGAAACGCTGGGCTCAAGTGCACGAGGGAAGAGACTCGGACAGTCAGTGGCGAAGCCAAAAGGGGATCGAGGCAGGAGAACTTTTCGGTGAACTACTCGTGAGGGAAATgtgcgtcctcgccgaggccctgagaaaagaagctgcggacgccgagaaagaagaccgTGACGGTCGGTTGGTTTTCTGCTGGGCGCCATCGAGCGAAGAACAAACTGGCCAGGAGACAAGCTGCGAGCGTCTTCGAGCCCCTAGAGATGTCGCGACCAACCTTCGACACTTCGCCAAGGACTCAG TAGCATCGGCATCGCCCGCGGCTTCGTCTCTCAGGTTGCTCTCGCGGTCTCTGGTGCCTTCGCTCGGTCACGTTCAGCGCTTGCTGCTGTTGGTCTCTGTGCGCGCGGATGCTCGcctcgacggcgcgcgcaTGTTCAGCCGCCTGTCGGCGTGCTCCGCAGACTCGGTGTTTGTCCTTCCCGCGGGCTCCTGGTCATCTCCGGGCgcggagagcgcggaggcgaagaagcgagctgagggcgaggaaggcgtcAAGACACGCCGACAGCCCCTCGCGGCTGGGTCCACCCTCGCGGTCTGTCTACGCGAGTctccagctgcagcagcggctCAACGGGTAGAGGCGAATTCGTCTTTCGGtgttgcgtcttctctctctgcctcgccagAAACGCGATGTCTCACTTTGGCGCAGCTGGTGAGCGGCTGCTCCGGTGCGCTACGTTTAGATCtatcgcgtttctctccgcttggGAACTCTCTCTtcaaggaagaagagtgcGGAGTTCGTCCAATGCGGCTCGATGTGTCCGAACTGGTCGCAgccacgaagagagaggcgagcgaaaggCGGGTAGAAAGCCCTCGAGACAGTCGGAAGAAGGCAAActccgaggaaggcgaaatCGCGGATCTGTGGTGCGCACTGTGTGGCGAGGCGATTGAGAGGCAACCCGAAGATCTTGGCAGCAACCGGGAGACGACAGACCAAATCGTGGCGACGGCAGCCGGACGAACAGAAGTGTGTTGCTTCGTTAGATGTGGGTACACCCCAGAAGACCCGGAAAGAGAGCTAGACTGTCCTCACGTCTTTCACCGTTCTTGTCTCGACCAGTTTTTGGTGGGGCCGCAGTTCACACGGGCAGGAGGCAGGTGCTTCTGCCGCTCCTTTGTTCCACGGGGCCCGCTCTCTTGGCCATCCCTCGCACCTTGCGAGACCGGGACGGGACGGCAGACTGCCTCGCAGCCCACGTCGCAAAGACGGTCGAGTTCGTTTCAAGCGTCAatgtcttcctcgcgggaGAACCAGAACTCATGCCtcggcgtttctcctctgaAGTTTCTGCCGGCTTCCAGTGGCAGCGCCTCCCGTCGCACAGACGATCCATCGGACGGCCTCCCGGAGTTGCGAGCGCCGCATGAGTTTGAAGAGAGCATCTGCAgttcgttcttccctttcggCCAAGACGCGAGTGCGATCTCCCcctccgcggcctcgtccCACGACGCAGCGCTGCTCGAAGGGAGCGAGGAGGATGCCGCGGTAACTTCCCCGCGCCTGTGCGGGGGCGTCCCTACACCTGGAAGTCCGCGATACGGCACGGTGCCGAGGGGCCTCGTGACGCCGGCGCACCTCCCGGCGCTTCTGCGCGAGCTTCTTGTGGGGCTCTCTCAAGTACAAGACCTGCATGTGCACGTGGCTCTGCGCGAGAGAACCAGAAAGGTGTTTGCTGAGGAGACTGGGAGCGCCGGGGACAGCAACGGCAAAGGAatcgagaaggcgcaaaaGGAAGGGGATGAGAAAGGCCGAGAAAGGCGGATCGAGTGGTGTGTCTCCAGGACTCCCCGCCTCGTGATTTCGCCCACCGACATCTGGGTGGCAACCCGCGAGACTTCGCTGGAACGCAGAGATCCgcacgagaaggcgaccgcCGTTTCAACTTGCGTCGATGTGTTGGGTTCTTCGCTGCTGCCAGCGTTTGTGCCGGTCTCCCCTGGAAAGCTGCTGGGACAATGCCCTCAGCTGTTCCCACACGCCGCAGCTCGCCTCGTTTTATTCGTCTGTTCCGGTGGAGCTGCCGGCGGGAGGCGAATGGGCGTAcgggaagacgcagccgcgatggacgcgagcgagaaaaccCAAGGGGACAGCGGCACGGGAGTAGACCTGCATGGTGTGTACgacactgtctccggctTCCCGCCCCTCCTGCAAcatctgtttcttctgttgaGCAGTGGCGGGACGCCCTCATCGTATGCCCACCTGcatcgagagaaacgcgagttGGCCGGCTTGGCAGAAGACACGGACAAAGTGGAACAGGAAGACAAAGTTGCCTTTCcggcttctttccttcttctgtcaGATGCTGTTCGGCACCATCCTTTCTTCTGGTCGACTGCACAGAAGCTGGACTTTCTGGACAAATTGCAGTTTGTTCTCTCCCATGTTTGCGCAACGccccgcggcgcctcgcacTTTCTCGCGGCGCCAGCTTCATCGCTCTGTGCCGCCTCCGTTTCAGAAGAAGGGATGGCGCGGCGAAGCACGAACCCGAAGCACCAGAAAGAGTGGCGAGCGTGTGTCGAGAAACTGGCGGAAGGGTGGCGAGAAAAGGTTCACAGAGACCTTCTTGAAGCTGTGGACACCCCGATGGCGGGGAGGGCTGGAGCGTGGAGAGCAGCAGAGTGCAATTTgacgccgctgtcgcctttttcaAATGATCTTGAGGGGCTCCTGCGGTTCATCAAGAC CCTGCGGACGTGGAGTCTCGTGATCGGTCTGAAGGTGCTCACCTCTTCTGCAGTCGCGGATCTCGTTGAGGTGTATATCCACCCCACCGGCACGGCTGCCACGACGTGGGAGAGCCCGTCAAAAAGAGGGCCGCGGATGGCACGTTTCCGGAGAACCAGCGCATCGACATTCGAAgaccagagagcgagacgcatTCTTCTGCAGAACTTCGACAGCGTGTGTCTCGAACAGATCCATCAAGTCCACCCGCGCTTGTTCCTACTTCTTTTCGCCTACGTCACTTCCGCGTTCGAGGGCGACAGCGAAATGGAGAGCATATTTGATTTCCTGCGCGAGTTCACGCTCTCCAGCAAACCCTTGCGGGATAGCTTCTGGTTCGAGGCCGTTATGTGA